In the Gammaproteobacteria bacterium genome, CATGTCCACGAATTCGACACTGAGACGCTTGGCCACCTCTGCACCGATCGTGCTCTTTCCGGATCCCATCATCCCAATGAGCCAAAGCATCAGAACGCTGCGAGCCGGCGCCGGTATGCGCTCGCCGCGGCTTGCATGTCTGCCACCGTTGCTCCTCCGAACGCTCGCTGTGTCTCCTGGGCGAGGACGATCGCCACCATCTGCTCTGCGACCACCGCCGCGGCGGGCACGGCACAGACGTCGGAGCGTTCCCGCAACGCTGGGGCAGGTTGTCCCGTGGCCACATCGACGCTGGCCAACGGCTGCATCAGCGTGGGAATCGGCTTCATCGCGGCCCGGACGCGAATCGGCTGGCCGTTGCTCGTTCCTCCTTCAATTCCGCCTGCGCGATTGGTGGAGCGTCCGTAGCCGGGCATGATCTCGTCGTGCGCGTCGGACCCCCGTACCCTCGCCTGCTCGTATGCGTCTCCCACCTCCACACCCTTGATCGCGGGAATCGACAGGATCGCTCGAGCGAGAAGCCCGTCGAGGCGTCGATCCCACTGGGTGTAGCTGCCGAGGCCGGCGGGAACGTCATACGCGAGAACCTCGATGATCCCGCCCAGCGTGTCACGATCGGCCTTGGCGGCGTCGATCGCCGCCATCATCGAGGCCGCTACCGTCTTGTCGAGCACCCGCACAGGAGATGCATCGAGCCGGTCGCGGTCCCCAGGCACCGCAATGACATCCTTGGGTGCCTCGATGCCACCGATGGCGACCACGTGGCTGATGATCTCGACGTCGATCGCGCGGAGGAGCAGGCGGGCCGCGTACCCGGCGACAGTTCTGGCCGCGGTCTCACGAGCCGATGCACGCTCCAAGACATCCCTGACGTCATGGCTATCGAACTTCATCATCCCGGCAAGATCGGCGTGTCCTGGCCGTGGTGTCGTCTGTGGAGGCTCCGGGTTGCCCGGTTCGGGAGACAGCGTCGACGCGAACCGTTCCCATTCGGCGTTCCTGATGAGTACCGCAACAGGTGCCCCGGTCGTCACGCCGTAGCGAACTCCGGCGAGGATCTCGACGGAGTCGTGTTCGATGCGCATCCGGGAGCCTCGTCCGTACCCTTGTCGGCGGCGCTCGAGCTCGGCCGTGAGTCCTTCTCTGAGGAATCCAAGGCCGGCGGGGAGGCCATCAACGATGGTGACGAGTCCCTGTCCATGTGACTCACCTGCAGTGAGAAAGCGCATCATCAGGATGCAGTCTCGAAGCAATGAGTCGATGAAGCAAGTCTTATTTGAGGATCTCTTGGCCGACCGAGAGCTCGAAGGCGTTGTCTCCGTAGAGGAACACACCGCTGTCGGTATCGAGCGAAACGACCATGAAACTCCCCCCAAACGCCTCACCCACTCCAACGTCGTAGCTCGTCGAGTCCACTTCCACGGTGGCTCTGAGCACTCCGCCAACGTCCGTGATCCCGACGAGCCGGACCCGGGTTCCCGATGGCTCATAGGTGCCCGTGGCACCGCCCTCGGTTCCCGCCGGAGACGATTCGGTGATCAGCGGACGAAACGGATCTCTCGGCTGCGACAGCTGAAAGGAACCGGCCACGGGTGCAGGATCGGCCACGGCTGCTGCAGCCGGGGAGGCGAGATCTGCCTGGGAGAGCGGACCGTTCAACGTCGGCGAGGAAGTCCCGAAGATCGAAGGTGCAATGACCAGCCATGCACCTGCAATGGCCGCTCCAATCAACAGGATCGAGATCGCTGCCGCCCATCCGGTCCGCCGGTTCCCCATCACCCACCCCCATCCGGAGTCGTTGTGGTCGTCGTGTCTCCGACCTCTTCAGTCATGAGGTCACTCGTGGTGAAAGCTTTGGCAGTGATCGTCACATCCAGCATCGTGAACCCGTCCAGGTCGTTCGGAATCGCCGCGATACCGTCGATCCGGACCAGCCGTTCGAGGTCCGCCATCCCATACAGATAGCCAAGCACTTCGAAGAACTGTCCTTCAATCCTGATCGAGATCGGTATCTCGAAGTAGTCCTGATTCTCAACCTGTGCGGGGCTCCCGATCGTGCTGCCGAGCCAGTCGACTCCGGTCTCGTCGGCAAGCACATCGAGGTCGTCGATGAGACCCGGCATCTGCGGTGTCGGAGGGATCTGCGCATCCATGGCGCCGATCGCGGAGATATAGCTCAACTCGTTGTCCTGGATCGTCTTGAGGCTCGCCAGCCGCGTGCGAAGCACGACCTCGGTGTCACGCTCGGTTTGGAGTTGCGTTTCGGTGTCCGCGATGTGCGCGTTGATCGGCCGCATGCAGAACATGTACCACAGCGCGGTCACGAGCACGATCCCCAGGAGACCAAACACGACTCCGGCTCGCTTCATTTCGACACCTCTGGAATCCGTTCATCGACTCTCGCCGACACGCTCGCCTGCATCAGCGAGGCGCTGGATTGGAAGTTCACCACAGGGATCTCCCCGATTGCAGATACCTGCGCCGAGGTAACCCATCCCCCGGCGATGGCCGGCCAGACATCGCTGTCGACGACACGAAGCCAGGTCGATGCGTCCGGGTAGTCGAAGGCCGTTGCTCCTACCTGTACCTGCCCGACCACACCGGGTGTGTCGCCACTCACGATGGCGGTCCCGTCGAACGATGTCAGCCAGACGCGATCGGGAATGACACGGGCGAGATCGTTGAACAGTCTTCCCCAGGCGATGTCCTTCTCGAGGGCCGACTGTATTCGTGCCACGCTGCCTTCGTACTCGGTCCGCAGATCCGCAGAGCCGGCGAGCGCATCGATCTCCTGCTGCGTCGTCTGATTCGCCTGCTTCTGCGCGATCAGCTTGTCATCGACTCCTTGCGCCTTCCCGTTTTGCCAGTAGGCGACGAGGACGAGCAACATGAGGTAGAAAATCCCGAGGGTGACCAATTTGGCCATCTTGCGCCGCGTCTCCTTCTTGCGGGCGAGTTCCGGCGGCAGCAGGTTGATGGGGCGCATCAGCCTTCGCTCCAGAGGCCCAGCCCGACCGCAACGGGCAAGACGGGCTGTACTTGAGCCAGCTCGGCTTCGGACATACCCAGTTTGCCGAACTTGAGCTTGTCATCGCCGACAATCCGAACCGCCTCGACGGGCAGGTCCAACGACCGGCCCATACGGTTGGCCAGGTGTGGAAGGCGTGCGCCATTGCCAGAGATGAGGATTCTGTCGACAGAATTGCCGCCGGACTCCGCGCGGTAGTAGTCGATGGAGCCGCGAACTTCTTCGATCAGGGCGTCGGTCTCTCCCGTGAGCGCTCGTTTCCCTTCATCCGGCGCCGAAGCGGCATCACCGTCGGGAGTGACCCCCGTCTTCCGTTTCCTTCGCTCGGCTTCCTGGAAGTCGATCGCGAGCGCCTCGGCGAGGACACGTGTGAACTGCTCGCCGCCGATGGGCACGATGCGCAGAAAGCGGACCGTCCCACTTCGGACGATGGCCACTTGAGTCACACCGGCTCCGATGTTCACCACGGCGCGGGCACTCTCGTCGAGATCCAGGTCGGGGCCGATGATCGCCCGGACGAGGGCGAACGCCTGCAGGTCGATGGCCATCGGCTTCACCCCGATACCGGAGACCACATCGAGCATCTCATTGGCCATTTCACGCTGCGCTGCGATCACGAGGACAGAGAGCATCGCCTCACCGTCGGGCGTCGTGAACTCCTCCAACGGAACGAAATCGAGGATCGCCTCTTCGATCGGAATCGGAATGTACTCGGCGGCACGGAAAGGCAAGGACTCCTTGAGTTCCTCTTCCGACATGTATGGCACGTCGACCCGGCGAACGATGACCCGCTGGTTTGCGATCCCCACGACCACGCGTGAGTGCGGAAGCTTCGCCGTCTTCCAGAGCTGGGTCAGGGCGTCGCGTACCGTCGCGGGCTCAACGATCTCACCGGCAACGACGGCACCAATCGGCAGTGACACCTGTCCATAACGTTTGAGGACCGGTACCGCCTTTCCTGTCTGCACCACTGCAGCCCGGACCGCGCTTGTGCCAATATCCAGACCGACGTTGATCGCCATTAGTCTCCGCCCTGGCCGGGCAGCGTCCCGGCCTGTTACGACTGACCCACAGTCGCACACACCGAATTACATCGGTGTCATTTGGAGCCTACCAATGCGCCGACGCGCAGGCAAGCAAGGAATCGCCAGCATGCTTCACGCGCCGCTCCTGGTACGTCATACTCGACGACCACCCGGGCCGGATATGCCCCGGTACGTCTCTCTACATCCCCAGGTACCACGAGAGAAGCGACTGCCCCATCGGGATCGCAATCCACGCACCCGCGATCAGAGCAGGGCCGAACGCAATCGGATCCTTCCTCCCGCGAAGGCGCGTCACGAGGAGGACGATCGCTCCCAGCCCTCCCACGAAGAAGGCAAGGAAGATACCGACCACCAAGATGCCCCACGATGCATATGCCAGGAACAGCCCGAGAAAGAAGGCCAGTTTGACGTCCCCCATGCCGAACCCACCCCGGGCCGCCAACGCGATGATGAACAGCAGCCCAAAGTAGATCGCACCACCCGCGAGCGCGCGCGGCAGGTTTTCCGCTG is a window encoding:
- the aroC gene encoding chorismate synthase, with product MMRFLTAGESHGQGLVTIVDGLPAGLGFLREGLTAELERRRQGYGRGSRMRIEHDSVEILAGVRYGVTTGAPVAVLIRNAEWERFASTLSPEPGNPEPPQTTPRPGHADLAGMMKFDSHDVRDVLERASARETAARTVAGYAARLLLRAIDVEIISHVVAIGGIEAPKDVIAVPGDRDRLDASPVRVLDKTVAASMMAAIDAAKADRDTLGGIIEVLAYDVPAGLGSYTQWDRRLDGLLARAILSIPAIKGVEVGDAYEQARVRGSDAHDEIMPGYGRSTNRAGGIEGGTSNGQPIRVRAAMKPIPTLMQPLASVDVATGQPAPALRERSDVCAVPAAAVVAEQMVAIVLAQETQRAFGGATVADMQAAASAYRRRLAAF
- the pilO gene encoding type 4a pilus biogenesis protein PilO, whose protein sequence is MKRAGVVFGLLGIVLVTALWYMFCMRPINAHIADTETQLQTERDTEVVLRTRLASLKTIQDNELSYISAIGAMDAQIPPTPQMPGLIDDLDVLADETGVDWLGSTIGSPAQVENQDYFEIPISIRIEGQFFEVLGYLYGMADLERLVRIDGIAAIPNDLDGFTMLDVTITAKAFTTSDLMTEEVGDTTTTTTPDGGG
- the pilM gene encoding type IV pilus assembly protein PilM, encoding MAINVGLDIGTSAVRAAVVQTGKAVPVLKRYGQVSLPIGAVVAGEIVEPATVRDALTQLWKTAKLPHSRVVVGIANQRVIVRRVDVPYMSEEELKESLPFRAAEYIPIPIEEAILDFVPLEEFTTPDGEAMLSVLVIAAQREMANEMLDVVSGIGVKPMAIDLQAFALVRAIIGPDLDLDESARAVVNIGAGVTQVAIVRSGTVRFLRIVPIGGEQFTRVLAEALAIDFQEAERRKRKTGVTPDGDAASAPDEGKRALTGETDALIEEVRGSIDYYRAESGGNSVDRILISGNGARLPHLANRMGRSLDLPVEAVRIVGDDKLKFGKLGMSEAELAQVQPVLPVAVGLGLWSEG